Proteins encoded in a region of the Vicia villosa cultivar HV-30 ecotype Madison, WI linkage group LG5, Vvil1.0, whole genome shotgun sequence genome:
- the LOC131602528 gene encoding uncharacterized protein LOC131602528 has product MGFNDKYNNAGGSDPDFGAIFMSNSGTKRECLRSGLFGLPSSYIPFVEKIKAGTTLFLFEYEKKLLHGVFMATCDGGVNIVPNAFASTGMKYPAQVKFVPIWECKPLPEKIFRHAIRENYFSSNKFSFGLSENQVEKLLHLFNMNKLEPEVPRRHMSKGEDMRSERYSVGKVGKSVGRGMLDERVQDDHVLGDGSLPFLMHNYPGDSARFNEFSTDDILISKRRRSSELGVDYTSGDARDYLHSKDERRLAARNNKGGRSIARGMLDEIVKDDHVVGDTNLPVLMHNYPRDSPRYNGFGADDILVNKRRRSSELGVDYRSGDAREYLQSKDESRLAARNNEDYIDNYNYAAKLPLDTASGYVGDYSAIRDYSRFSSYENKDYTDTHIRPYTIDGYSKFPSDKIRVHGDGRSSVSDRLMGEDLRKTNEMIFSDDIPSLRGSNVDLPVYSKPNLEQNSLVENHLRSTSAMIHPFDLNNSYAPQGSESSIPYNSEAPSFSSFGIDHGSESMRPPGDENSVLYNSEAPGLNFRQLSSFGINSDSEPMGERFSPSTNCRRNLVSKERLMHTELKDSHRWNSIDDCFSNSVLYGSNRDCTPFNEARNSDQLASESALYEARNTIPSFKSSPAPIPSDIGNSRRTHEPYSSLFHGHNSYVDNNVHPTSLQNYLSHEITLPKNNETPNPYVDSLPLDHGYDIGCYSDSQNSNYGHPKRKSSVFSRLSVVQDVSKQVKGNNAQNEEYDFITSVDEVMEMVRQTKRKPKHSQHNNAESLRGKTQISSQRKKNDCFESALEHNKDESLRNKTQMSSPRKMRDCFEDALEHNEDESLRNKTQISSLKRKKKGDCLENALEDLNMDSTTVTGGSPKTKADKAHFVNFKRRSMVRKHNNDIERSSNESKRSENLVLVQQKKRKLIRPNFNKSASFEEKDLGASRNLQLPLPNGICSHKDVVESCSTLVSQCGYDVKAEAEVQNVIDPTHSEGKNSSHATEFICSKEGEKSNFQNVVTSASCNKESSRTQENPCIMDNVKSASREMECLHAICQEKANVGTLCSLNDRSECRDNKIHQKVLSSASFKEESSHANEGSCPMDKKKPASLEMESLHAICQEKANVDTLPVLNDVSECAHNKNHQNIFSPASCKEENPHTKEGSCMMGIVKSASLETLRGICPEKESIGTLPPLNDGPECVDNKNHLKVLSSASCKEESYHTKEEGSCMKDSIKSASMETKSLDAICQENNADKFICADRGIDADGEMPKDCGFFSIDAKDGSEYLGNSGSEKAPIETCHVEACI; this is encoded by the exons ATGGGGTTTAATGATAAATACAACAATGCTGGTGGAAGCGACCCGGATTTTGGTGCAATCTTTATGTCAAACAGTGGAACAAAACGAGAATGTTTAAGGAGTGGGTTATTTGGGCTTCCGTCTTCTTATATTCCGTTTGTTGAGAAGATTAAAGCTGGGACaactttgtttttgtttgaatatgAGAAGAAACTACTTCATGGTGTTTTCATGGCTACTTGTGATGGAGGTGTCAATATTGTTCCTAACGCATTTGCTTCGACAGGGATGAAATATCCTGCTCAG GTTAAATTTGTTCCAATTTGGGAATGTAAGCCACTCCCTGAAAAGATATTCCGCCATGCAATCAGAGAGAATTACTTTTCCAGTAACAAGTTTAGCTTTGGGCTATCTGAAAATCAG GTTGAAAAACTTTTACATTTGTTCAACATGAACAAGCTAGAACCAGAGGTTCCTAGGAGACATATGTCGAAAGGAGAAGATATGAGATCAGAACGCTACTCAGTGGGTAAAGTTGGAAAATCTGTTGGTCGTGGAATGCTTGATGAAAGAGTTCAAGATGATCATGTTTTGGGAGATGGTAGTTTACCCTTCTTGATGCATAACTACCCAGGAGATTCTGCACGCTTCAATGAATTCAGTACAGATGATATTTTAATAAGCAAACGAAGAAGGTCTTCGGAGCTTGGAGTGGATTATACAAGTGGAGATGCTCGTGATTATTTGCATTCAAAAGATGAAAGAAGACTTGCAGCACGCAACAATAAAGGTGGAAGATCTATTGCTCGTGGAATGCTAGACGAAATTGTTAAAGATGATCATGTTGTGGGTGATACAAATTTACCCGTCTTGATGCATAACTACCCAAGAGATTCTCCACGCTACAATGGATTCGGTGCAGATGATATTTTAGTAAACAAACGGAGAAGGTCTTCGGAACTTGGAGTGGATTATAGAAGTGGAGATGCTCGTGAATATTTGCAATCAAAAGATGAAAGCAGACTTGCTGCACGCAACAATGAAGATTATATAGATAACTATAACTATGCTGCCAAGCTCCCGCTGGATACTGCAAGCGGATATGTTGGCGATTATTCGGCAATAAGAGATTACAGCAGGTTTTCCTCCTACGAGAACAAAGATTATACCGATACACATATCAGGCCATACACCATAGATGGATACTCCAAATTTCCTTCTGACAAAATTAGAGTTCATGGTGATGGCAGGTCATCAGTTAGTGACCGGCTGATGGGTGAAGACCTAAGAAAGACTAATGAGATGATATTTTCGGATGATATTCCTAGTTTACGTGGTTCCAATGTCGATTTGCCTGTCTACAGCAAACCTAATTTAGAACAAAATTCTTTGGTTGAAAACCATCTCAGGTCAACTTCTGCTATGATTCACCCATTTGATCTAAACAATTCTTATGCACCACAAGGAAGTGAGAGTTCTATCCCGTACAATTCAGAAGCTCCTAGCTTCTCGTCTTTtggaattgatcatggttctgagtCAATGAGACCGCCAGGAGACGAGAATTCTGTCCTGTACAATTCAGAAGCCCCTGGCTTAAACTTCAGACAATTATCGTCGTTTGGAATTAATAGTGATTCTGAACCAATGGGAGAAAGATTTTCTCCTTCAACCAACTGCCGAAGGAATTTAGTGAGTAAGGAACGACTCATGCATACAGAACTGAAAGACAGTCACAGATGGAACAGTATTGATGATTGTTTTTCAAATTCTGTATTGTATGGTAGTAACAGGGATTGCACGCCTTTCAACGAAGCTCGAAATTCTGACCAGTTGGCATCAGAATCTGCTTTATACGAGGCACGCAACACCATTCCTTCCTTTAAGTCTTCACCAGCTCCCATCCCTTCGGATATTGGAAACAGTAGAAGAACACATGAACCGTATTCTTCATTATTCCATGGCCACAATTCATATGTAGACAATAATGTTCATCCCACGTCATTGCAAAACTATCTGAGTCATGAGATAACACTACCAAAAAACAATGAAACACCAAATCCATATGTTGATTCATTGCCATTGGATCATGGATATGATATTGGATGCTATAGTGATTCTCAAAATAGCAATTACGGTCATCCAAAGAGAAAAAGTAGTGTGTTTTCTCGTTTATCTGTTGTCCAGGATGTTAGCAAACAAGTAAAGGGAAACAATGCACAGAATGAAGAATATGATTTCATTACTTCCGTTGATGAAGTGATGGAAATGGTTCGTCAGACAAAAAGAAAGCCAAAGCACAGTCAACACAACAATGCAGAAAGTTTAAGGGGTAAAACTCAAATCAGTAGTCAGAGGAAGAAGAATGATTGCTTTGAAAGTGCATTGGAACACAACAAGGATGAAAGTTTGAGGAATAAAACTCAAATGAGTAGTCCGAGGAAGATGAGAGACTGCTTCGAAGATGCCTTGGAACACAATGAAGATGAAAGTTTGAGGAATAAAACTCAAATCAGTAGTCTGAAGAGAAAAAAGAAGGGGGATTGCTTGGAAAATGCCTTGGAAGATCTAAATATGGATTCCACAACTGTGACTGGAGGCAGTCCTAAAACAAAAGCTGATAAGGCACATTTTGTTAATTTCAAGCGTCGAAGCATGGtgagaaaacataataatgacaTTGAGAGAAGCTCCAATGAGAGTAAAAGGAGTGAGAACTTGGTGCTTGTGCAACAGAAGAAAAGAAAGTTAATCCGACCAAATTTCAACAAGAGTGCATCTTTTGAAGAGAAAGACCTTGGCGCTTCTCGAAATTTACAACTACCATTGCCAAATGGAATCTGTAGTCATAAAGATGTTGTTGAAAGCTGTAGTACACTGGTGAGCCAGTGTGGTTATGATGTTAAAGCAGAGGCTGAAGTGCAAAATGTCATTGATCCTACACATTCTGAAGGCAAGAATAGTAGTCATGCTACAGAATTTATCTGTAGTAAAGAGGGAGAAAAGTCAAATTTTCAAAATGTTGTCACCTCAGCTTCTTGCAATAAGGAGAGTTCTCGTACCCAGGAAAATCCATGCATAATGGATAATGTAAAGTCAGCATCTCGGGAGATGGAATGTTTGCATGCAATTTGTCAAGAAAAAGCAAATGTGGGCACCCTTTGTTCATTAAATGATAGGTCAGAAtgtagggataacaaaattcacCAAAAGGTTTTGTCCTCAGCTTCTTTCAAAGAAGAGAGTTCTCATGCCAATGAAGGTTCATGTCCGATGGATAAAAAGAAACCAGCATCTCTGGAGATGGAATCCTTGCATGCAATTTGTCAAGAAAAAGCAAACGTTGACACCCTTCCGGTATTAAATGATGTATCTGAATGTGCCCATAACAAAAATCACCAAAATATTTTTTCCCCAGCTTCTTGCAAAGAAGAGAATCCCCATACCAAGGAAGGTTCATGCATGATGGGTATCgtaaagtctgcatctttggagACACTGCGTGGAATTTGTCCAGAAAAAGAAAGCATTGGCACCCTTCCTCCATTAAATGATGGACCAGAATGTGTGGATAACAAAAATCACCTAAAGGTTTTGTCCTCAGCTTCCTGCAAAGAAGAGAGCTATCATACCAAGGAGGAGGGTTCGTGTATGAAGGATAGTATAAAATCAGCATCCATGGAAACAAAATCATTGGATGCAATCTGTCAAGAAAATAATGCAGATAAGTTCATATGTGCTGACAGAGGTATTGATGCTGATGGCGAAATGCCAAAAGATTGTGGCTTCTTCTCCATTGATGCTAAAGATGGATCTGAATATTTAGGTAACTCTGGTAGTGAAAAAGCTCCAATTGAAACTTGTCACGTTGAGGCTTGCATATAG
- the LOC131605463 gene encoding uncharacterized protein LOC131605463 has protein sequence MARLFEQVKDINDSKELWKIAVRIHHKWTVVSKNKEHFEMILCDKEGCDIQCRVPTVYKQAFDSVLMVNSTYTISNFQVSLNDLLFKPTEHKFLLTFTGGTSVTDIKKHDIPPKPLNFTRFADILTGKWKKDVLIDVIGMVSEISYTQIQAGNKKQHINLVLKDLCNNILNCTLWEGYAMQFHEFHKQSKDLSSPTVIVLQFAKVKEEGLLSLLSNMYS, from the exons ATGGCAAGACTGTTTGAGCAAGTGAAAGACATTAATGACTCAAAGGAGCTGTGGAAAATCGCTGTTCGAATCCATCACAAATGGACCGTTGTCTCCAAGAACAAGGAACATTTTGAGATGATACTGTGTGATAAAGAA GGATGTGATATACAATGTAGAGTTCCTACTGTGTATAAACAAGCTTTTGATTCGGTGTTGATGGTAAATAGCACGTATACAATATCTAACTTCCAGGTATCCTTGAATGATCTGTTGTTCAAGCCTACCGAACACAAATTCCTGTTGACTTTCACTGGTGGCACTTCTGTAACTGACATAAAAAAGCATGACATACCTCCTAAACCCCTGAACTTCACACGTTTTGCTGATATTCTAACTGGGAAATGGAAAAAGGATGTTTTAATAG ATGTCATAGGAATGGTCTCAGAAATTAGTTACACCCAAATTCAAGCTGGAAATAAGAAGCAACATATAAATTTGGTCTTGAAGGATTTATG TAATAACATCCTTAATTGTACATTGTGGGAGGGATACGCTATGCAGTTCCATGAATTCCATAAACAAAGTAAAGATCTTTCTTCACCAACTGTTATTGTTTTGCAATTCGCAAAAGTCAAAGAGGAAGGTCTATTGTCTTTGCTTTCAAATATGTATTCATGA